From the genome of Vicia villosa cultivar HV-30 ecotype Madison, WI linkage group LG2, Vvil1.0, whole genome shotgun sequence, one region includes:
- the LOC131646041 gene encoding F-box/FBD/LRR-repeat protein At1g13570-like: MSDVLGPDLISDLPQSIIETILIQLPIRDAVRTSILSTKWRYKWSTITQLVFDEKCYPTCHDRELVQKSVVEFITRLLFLHHGPIHKFQIVNTSLQSCPAINQWILFLSRNDIKDLNLELGEGEFFRMPSCFFGCEKLTRLELSRCELYPPASFKGFSCLKSLNLHQVLISPEAIESLISSCPLLESLSLSYFDCLALTVCAPNLKYLCLEGEFTEICLVDTPLLVELSVAMYMTDDVAEHMEQSSTCNFVKFLGGVPNLERLVGLIDFTKYLSIGNDLGHPAIMYNNLETIEMYQVSFEDMKEILVVLRLITSSPNLKELHISGSSNISAGTYAAGMEFWEKECPSDSILSQLKLVKLTEMSGVPHEIEFIRFLLGCSPVLETMSIIPSMYDMECQLKMLVELMKFRRASTKAEVYFIRGD; encoded by the exons ATGAGTGATGTTTTGGGTCCTGATTTGATCAGTGACCTTCCTCAAAGCATTATAGAGACAATTCTCATACAACTTCCTATTAGAGATGCTGTCAGAACTAGCATTTTGTCAACAAAATGGAGGTACAAATGGTCTACCATTACCCAGCTCGTGTTCGACGAAAAGTGTTACCCTACCTGTCACGACCGGGAGCTTGTTCAGAAAAGTGTTGTCGAGTTTATCACCAGATTGCTGTTTCTTCATCACGGGCCGATTCATAAGTTTCAAATTGTCAATACAAGTTTGCAGAGCTGCCCTGCCATAAATCAGTGGATTCTTTTTCTTTCCAGAAATGATATTAAGGATTTGAATCTTGAGTTAGGAGAAGGGGAGTTCTTTAGAATGCCTTCCTGTTTTTTCGGTTGTGAGAAGTTGACTCGGTTGGAGCTCTCGCGATGTGAGTTGTATCCGCCGGCTAGTTTTAAGGGTTTTTCGTGTTTGAAGAGCCTCAATCTTCATCAGGTTTTGATTTCCCCGGAAGCAATTGAGAGCCTCATTTCAAGTTGCCCTCTCTTGGAGAGTTTATCGCTCTCGTACTTTGATTGCTTAGCTCTTACAGTTTGTGCTCCAAACCTCAAGTACTTGTGTCTTGAAGGTGAATTCACGGAAATTTGTCTTGTGGATACTCCTCTCTTGGTTGAATTATCTGTTGCTATGTATATGACTGACGATGTTGCCGAGCACATGGAGCAAAGCTCAACTTGCAATTTTGTCAAGTTTCTTGGTGGTGTGCCTAATCTCGAGAGACTTGTTGGTCTAATTGACTTCACAAAG TATTTGAGCATAGGAAACGATTTGGGGCATCCTGCTATAATGTACAACAATTTGGAGACTATtgaaatgtatcaagtaagtttTGAGGATATGAAAGAGATACTCGTCGTCCTTCGGTTGATAACAAGCTCTCCAAATCTAAAGGAACTTCACATTTCG GGTTCATCAAACATTTCAGCTGGCACATATGCTGCTGGTATGGAATTTTGGGAAAAAGAATGTCCTTCAGATTCTATACTTAGTCAGCTTAAACTTGTGAAGTTGACAGAAATGAGTGGTGTGCCACACGAGATCGAATTTATCAGATTTTTGCTTGGCTGTTCACCTGTGTTGGAGACAATGAGTATCATTCCTTCTATGTATGATATGGAATGTCAATTGAAAATGTTGGTTGAATTGATGAAGTTTCGAAGAGCTTCTACTAAAGCTGAAGTTTATTTCATCCGCGGAGACTAA
- the LOC131649797 gene encoding F-box/FBD/LRR-repeat protein At1g13570-like — protein MSDALGPDLISDLPDGIIETILIHLPIRDATRTSILSTRWRNIWCSISHLVFDEKSFPISVGNGHGQGRQLLHERVVKFISKVLLVHQGPIHKFQITHRSLLTFLEMDEWILFLSRNGVKDLTLDFGVYEFFIMPTCLFDCEKLTRLELSRCELYPPVSFKGFVNLKRLDLNQVLISSKAIERLVSTCPLLECLSLKRCDCLALTISAPKLKYVHLYGEFKDICLVDMPLLVELFVSMYMPHDDLDLEQSSNCNFVKFLSGVPNLKRLDGFVHFTKYLSIGNDPRHHAMMYNNLECIQMGPVSFKDKKEILVVLRLIRSSPNLKELHISGMSDIQVSTYTEDLDFWEKEYPSDSILSKLKVVELKEMSGVPCEIEFIKFLLGSSPVLEKMFIIPYIGNREYLLQMSAKLMEFRKASTKAEIYFTCPVYPIRVSPGFRD, from the exons ATGAGTGATGCTTTGGGTCCTGATTTGATCAGTGACCTTCCTGACGGCATTATAGAAACCATTCTCATACATCTTCCTATAAGAGATGCTACCCGAACCAGCATTTTGTCAACAAGATGGAGGAACATATGGTGTTCCATTAGCCATCTTGTTTTCGATGAAAAGTCATTCCCGATTTCGGTCGGGAACGGCCACGGCCAGGGCCGGCAACTTCTTCATGAAAGAGTTGTTAAGTTTATCTCCAAGGTGTTGCTTGTTCACCAAGGACCTATTCATAAGTTCCAAATTACGCATAGAAGCTTGCTGACCTTCCTTGAAATGGATGAATGGATTCTTTTTCTATCCAGGAATGGTGTCAAAGATCTGACTCTTGATTTCGGAGTTTACGAATTCTTTATAATGCCTACCTGTTTGTTCGATTGTGAGAAATTGACTCGGTTGGAGCTCTCGCGCTGCGAGCTGTATCCGCCAGTTAGTTTTAAGGGATTTGTGAATTTGAAGAGACTTGATCTTAATCAGGTTTTGATATCCTCTAAAGCAATTGAGAGGCTCGTCTCGACTTGTCCTCTCTTGGAGTGTTTATCACTTAAACGCTGTGATTGTTTAGCTCTTACTATTTCTGCTCCCAAGCTCAAGTATGTGCATCTCTATGGTGAATTCAAGGACATTTGTCTAGTTGATATGCCGCTTTTGGTTGAACTATTTGTTTCTATGTATATGCCTCATGATGATCTTGATCTTGAACAAAGTTCAAATTGCAATTTTGTTAAGTTTCTTAGTGGTGTGCCAAATCTTAAGAGACTTGATGGATTTGTGCACTTCACAAAG TATTTGAGCATAGGTAATGACCCAAGGCATCATGCAATGATGTACAACAATTTGGAGTGTATTCAAATGGGTCCGGTAAGTTTTAAGGACAAGAAAGAGATACTCGTAGTTCTTCGCTTGATTAGAAGCTCTCCCAATCTAAAGGAACTTCACATTTCA GGTATGTCAGACATACAAGTTTCTACATATACAGAAGATTTGGATTTTTGGGAAAAAGAATACCCCTCAGATTCTATACTTAGTAAGCTTAAAGTTGTGGAATTGAAAGAAATGAGTGGTGTTCCATGTGAGATTGAGTTTATCAAATTTTTGCTTGGCTCTTCACCTGTCCTTGAGAAAATGTTTATCATTCCTTATATAGGCAATAGGGAATATCTGTTGCAAATGTCGGCCAAATTGATGGAATTTCGAAAAGCATCTACTAAAGCCGAAATTTATTTCACCTGTCCAGTGTATCCAATCCGTGTTTCTCCAGGATTTCGAGACTAG
- the LOC131649796 gene encoding protein NSP-INTERACTING KINASE 2-like — MEGKKDAVLFCVLALFFMWTSSVTGLLSSKGVNYEVQALIGIKNSLMDPHSALNNWDSESVDPCNWAMVTCSPDHFVIALGIPSQNISGTLSSTIGSLPNLQTVLLQDNNITGPIPSEIGRLQKLQTLDLSDNFFTGQLPDSLSHMKGLHYLRLNNNSLSGPIPSSVANMSQLVFLDLSFNNLSGPVPRLNAKTFNIVGNHQICVTGVEQNCFRTTLIPSAMNNNSQDLQASNRPKSHKVALAFASSLSCICLLILGFGFLLWWRQRYNKQIFFDTNEQYREDICLGNLKKFHFRELQVATNNFSSKNLVGKGGFGNVYKGCLRDGTVIAVKRLKDGNAIGGEIQFQTELEMISLAVHRNLLRLYGFCMTTTERLLVYPYMSNGSVASRLKGKPSLEWGTRKRIALGAGRGLLYLHEQCDPKIIHRDVKAANILLDDYCEAVVGDFGLAKLLDHRDSHVTTAVRGTVGHIAPEYLSTGQSSEKTDVFGFGILLLELISGQRALEFGKAANQKGAMLDWVKKIHQEKKIDVLVDKDLKNNYDRIELDEIVQVALLCTQYLPSHRPKMSEVVRMLEGDGLAEKWEASQRAESTRSRGNELSSSERYSDLTDDSSLLAQAMELSGPR; from the exons ATGGAAGGAAAAAAAGATGCagttttgttttgtgttttggCTTTGTTCTTCATGTGGACTTCTTCAGTAACTGGTTTGCTTTCTTCTAAAGGTGTCAACTATGAAG TTCAAGCTTTGATCGGAATTAAGAACTCTTTGATGGATCCTCATTCAGCTTTAAATAATTGGGATTCTGAGTCTGTTGATCCTTGCAACTGGGCTATGGTTACTTGTTCTCCTGATCATTTCGTCATTGCGCT TGGAATTCCAAGCCAGAATATATCTGGTACTCTCTCATCAACCATCGGTTCCTTACCGAATCTTCAAACGGT GCTTTTGCAGGATAATAATATAACAGGACCGATTCCCTCTGAGATCGGAAGGCTTCAAAAGCTCCAAACACTTGATCTTTCCGACAATTTCTTCACCGGTCAACTTCCGGATTCTCTTTCACATATGAAGGGTCTCCATTACTT GAGGCTAAACAATAACAGTCTTTCTGGACCAATTCCTTCTTCAGTGGCTAACATGTCTCAGCTAGTTTTTCT GGATCTTTCTTTTAATAACTTGAGTGGACCTGTACCTAGGTTAAATGCTAAAACATTCAA TATTGTGGGAAATCACCAGATATGTGTCACTGGAGTTGAGCAAAACTGTTTTAGAACAACATTAATTCCTTCTGCTATGAATAATAACTCTCAAG ATTTACAAGCTTCTAATAGACCAAAAAGTCACAAAGTTGCTTTGGCTTTTGCCTCAAGCCTAAGCTGCATCTGCTTACTAATTCTGGGATTTGGCTTCCTTCTCTGGTGGAGACAAAGATATAACAAACAAATATTCTTTGACACGAACG AACAATATCGCGAGGACATTTGCCTTGGAAACCTGAAGAAGTTCCATTTCAGAGAACTTCAGGTTGCTACAAATAACTTCAGCAGCAAGAACTTAGTTGGAAAAGGTGGTTTTGGAAATGTTTACAAAGGTTGTCTCCGAGACGGTACAGTTATAGCTGTAAAAAGGCTTAAAGATGGTAATGCAATTGGTGGTGAAATCCAGTTCCAAACTGAACTAGAAATGATCAGCTTAGCTGTTCATCGAAACCTTCTTCGCCTATATGGATTTTGTATGACAACTACCGAAAGGCTCTTGGTTTATCCTTATATGTCAAATGGTAGCGTAGCTTCTCGTCTCAAAG GCAAGCCATCTTTGGAGTGGGGTACAAGGAAGAGGATAGCATTAGGAGCAGGAAGAGGGTTGCTATATTTACATGAACAGTGTGATCCGAAGATTATTCACAGAGATGTTAAAGCAGCAAATATCTTGCTTGATGATTATTGTGAAGCTGTAGTAGGAGACTTTGGGTTGGCAAAGCTGTTGGACCACAGAGATTCACATGTGACAACAGCAGTGAGAGGAACTGTAGGACACATAGCCCCTGAGTACCTATCAACAGGACAATCCTCAGAGAAAACAGATGTATTTGGGTTTGGAATTCTTCTGCTTGAATTGATTTCTGGACAGAGAGCTCTTGAATTTGGAAAAGCTGCAAATCAGAAAGGAGCTATGCTTGATTGG GTGAAGAAAATACATCAAGAGAAGAAGATTGACGTGTTAGTCGACAAGGACTTGAAAAACAACTATGACAGGATAGAGCTAGATGAAATAGTTCAAGTTGCTCTTCTATGTACTCAGTATCTTCCAAGCCACAGACCAAAAATGTCGGAAGTAGTTAGAATGCTTGAAGGAGATGGACTTGCGGAGAAATGGGAAGCTTCACAGAGAGCTGAATCAACAAGAAGTAGAGGAAATGAACTCTCGTCTTCAGAGCGTTATTCTGATCTTACCGATGATTCTTCATTGCTTGCACAAGCAATGGAACTTTCTGGACCAAGATAA